Proteins encoded within one genomic window of Phototrophicus methaneseepsis:
- a CDS encoding SNF2-related protein has product MIDQTNVTLRAGMIVRIPFDTDDPEATGGDYREFRTGHITDVDYDQRRTTIKFLHIDMGREYTEERLVDIADIERCLLPEDIHVRLKSQKGQHRLLTCTTNVFNNDCLVDYYVQISDTIEVISEVDILFSSHLQAPNPLHQLKSYELHNPVWLTKRNQILESYRALQNATFGIESLVGTRVQLLAHQAEVIAEALSNSRCRYVLADEVGLGKTIEACVILKSLKQRERVNVLIVVPSSLIRQWHNELDNKFWLTFQIIDTPKKVNPQYQDTIISSEVLSESDILQRWVLLQSWELLVIDEAHRARQNNNLYDTLMTLSELANHVLLLSATPIQREAQEYIALLKLLDPVQYDRLDQVVFDSMLNAQQRIREVVAYLARDLTPEYFNADDFRDEIEVIVSELEHDNIFRSLVEAVKTNDDLDKARDAIAYVSTNYRIESQIIRNRRKTLRERDQLILPDRHFSMEYAYKASEYEKRVLQALHGYADLFQTKADCLPLLQNLFLAFASSPDALSVLLNIRQTGSTTDVLCTQTDKIVEYTRIQHYPPEEHSILQELVWLTERWKTETDERLRQLPSDISPDEPHRLAQAVRAIDNIVRLKKKKVVVFSNWHPTIKKLRRILDMRYGSSRIAQFLFDMTAEELQAQVDRFQSEDDCLILLTDESGGEGRNFQIADSIIHIDVPWTPSTIEQRIGRVDRLGREGEVNSIVPFAIDSLEGDLVTLWQDAFRLFSESLSGLEIVLEAVQDRIAHAFLQDSREGLANLRDQMIQKADDLRIAVEEERYYEENTGNQEWSRELRNLLDRYNDGALLGEPILKWASLAGLHHHYNPHTRIARIGRDDFNMKSIKNAKFVNPPNMYAALERSRRRNNQVLIGTFDRQIAVRREDLIFFAPGEPWTDNILQNAILSDRGRSCAIQRMSENISDPWHGFEYLFTCKVNSRSLFAEGLLPVHLFKAGEFFMISATHKILVSFEGQIMRYSSPEAGIVRADYNRQMGDIHLGKRGGNQPPLHELKSRFTSFQWQEAIDQSFNIAMANLKGDYAELIEEDVETARNILDQRIRGQIASLTWLPEEKRQYREDELVVTKKVNTALLNGMANAEWNLESVCFWMLVPTQ; this is encoded by the coding sequence ATGATAGATCAAACCAATGTCACCTTACGAGCAGGTATGATAGTTCGTATTCCATTCGATACTGACGATCCTGAAGCAACAGGAGGTGATTACCGTGAGTTTCGCACTGGTCATATAACTGATGTGGATTACGATCAGCGACGTACAACTATAAAGTTCTTACACATTGATATGGGACGTGAGTACACTGAAGAACGTCTAGTTGATATTGCAGATATCGAACGATGCCTTTTACCCGAAGATATTCATGTACGCCTCAAATCGCAAAAGGGTCAACATCGGCTTTTGACCTGCACCACAAACGTATTTAACAACGATTGCCTAGTAGATTATTATGTGCAGATTAGTGACACTATCGAGGTCATAAGTGAAGTGGATATCCTCTTTAGTTCGCATTTACAAGCACCTAACCCTCTTCATCAGTTGAAAAGTTATGAACTCCATAATCCAGTTTGGTTAACAAAACGCAATCAGATTCTTGAGAGTTATCGCGCACTCCAAAATGCTACATTTGGGATTGAATCATTAGTTGGAACTCGAGTTCAATTACTTGCACATCAAGCTGAGGTGATTGCCGAGGCATTGAGTAATAGTCGATGTCGCTATGTCCTTGCTGATGAAGTTGGTCTTGGGAAGACTATTGAAGCTTGTGTAATCTTGAAATCTCTGAAACAGCGGGAAAGGGTGAATGTACTTATCGTCGTGCCTAGTAGCTTGATCCGACAATGGCATAACGAACTTGACAATAAGTTTTGGCTAACATTCCAGATAATAGATACACCCAAGAAAGTCAATCCGCAGTATCAAGATACAATTATTAGTTCGGAGGTTCTCTCCGAATCGGATATATTGCAACGATGGGTATTACTGCAAAGTTGGGAACTACTTGTCATCGATGAGGCACATCGTGCACGACAAAATAATAATCTCTATGACACTTTGATGACACTGAGTGAACTTGCTAATCATGTACTTTTGTTATCGGCAACACCGATACAAAGAGAGGCACAAGAGTATATAGCTCTGCTCAAGTTATTAGATCCCGTCCAATATGATCGCTTGGATCAAGTTGTTTTTGATAGTATGTTGAACGCACAACAACGCATACGTGAGGTTGTAGCGTACCTTGCTCGAGATTTAACACCAGAATATTTTAATGCAGACGACTTTAGAGATGAAATTGAGGTTATTGTTTCTGAGTTGGAACACGATAATATATTTCGTAGCCTTGTTGAGGCCGTGAAAACAAACGATGACTTAGATAAAGCAAGAGATGCTATAGCATACGTTAGCACTAACTATCGTATTGAATCTCAAATAATCCGCAATAGGCGCAAAACATTACGAGAACGCGATCAGTTAATACTGCCTGATCGACATTTTTCGATGGAATACGCTTATAAAGCGTCAGAATATGAGAAGAGGGTTCTACAGGCACTTCATGGTTATGCTGATTTATTCCAAACAAAGGCAGATTGCTTACCTCTTTTGCAAAATCTATTCCTTGCATTTGCCAGCTCTCCAGATGCCCTATCAGTGCTTCTTAACATTCGACAGACAGGGTCAACCACAGATGTTCTTTGTACTCAAACAGACAAAATCGTTGAATATACGAGAATTCAGCATTATCCACCAGAAGAACACAGTATCCTACAAGAACTAGTCTGGCTGACTGAGAGATGGAAAACGGAAACAGACGAGAGACTGCGCCAACTTCCGTCTGACATTTCGCCAGATGAACCACACCGCTTAGCTCAAGCCGTGCGTGCTATAGACAATATAGTGCGACTCAAAAAGAAAAAGGTCGTTGTCTTTTCAAATTGGCATCCAACCATCAAGAAGCTCAGACGAATTCTTGATATGAGATATGGCTCATCGCGGATTGCACAGTTTCTATTCGATATGACGGCAGAAGAACTACAGGCACAAGTGGATCGATTTCAGTCTGAAGATGATTGTTTAATCCTCTTAACTGACGAATCTGGGGGAGAGGGACGAAACTTTCAAATCGCAGATTCTATTATACACATTGATGTTCCTTGGACACCATCAACTATAGAACAGCGTATTGGACGGGTAGACAGATTGGGACGTGAAGGCGAAGTAAATTCTATAGTTCCTTTCGCTATCGATTCATTAGAAGGCGATCTTGTCACACTTTGGCAGGATGCGTTTAGATTATTCTCTGAGTCACTAAGCGGATTAGAAATTGTACTTGAGGCTGTTCAAGACAGGATTGCTCATGCATTTCTACAAGATTCGCGCGAAGGATTAGCAAACCTACGTGATCAAATGATTCAGAAAGCCGATGATTTGCGTATTGCAGTGGAAGAGGAACGCTACTATGAAGAAAATACAGGCAACCAAGAGTGGTCGCGTGAGCTTCGTAACTTATTAGACAGATATAATGATGGTGCTTTATTGGGGGAACCGATACTAAAGTGGGCAAGTTTAGCAGGTTTACATCATCATTATAATCCGCACACTCGAATTGCACGGATTGGGCGCGATGATTTCAACATGAAGTCCATAAAAAACGCGAAGTTTGTCAATCCACCTAATATGTATGCGGCACTAGAGCGTTCAAGACGTCGTAACAATCAGGTACTTATAGGCACGTTTGACCGCCAAATTGCTGTCCGACGGGAGGATTTGATATTTTTTGCGCCTGGTGAACCTTGGACTGATAATATCTTACAGAATGCAATTCTATCAGACAGGGGACGGAGTTGTGCTATTCAGAGGATGAGTGAGAATATAAGCGATCCTTGGCATGGATTTGAATATCTGTTTACCTGCAAAGTTAACTCGCGTTCATTATTTGCTGAAGGACTATTACCTGTGCATCTATTTAAGGCAGGTGAATTCTTCATGATCTCAGCCACACATAAGATTCTAGTGTCTTTTGAGGGTCAAATTATGCGCTACTCTAGTCCAGAAGCTGGTATTGTGCGAGCAGATTACAATAGGCAGATGGGTGATATACATTTAGGAAAAAGGGGTGGAAATCAGCCTCCATTACACGAATTGAAGTCACGCTTTACGTCCTTTCAGTGGCAAGAAGCAATTGACCAATCATTCAATATAGCGATGGCAAACCTCAAAGGTGATTATGCTGAACTGATAGAGGAAGATGTGGAAACAGCACGAAATATACTAGATCAACGCATTCGGGGACAAATTGCCTCTCTTACATGGCTTCCAGAAGAAAAAAGACAGTATCGTGAAGATGAACTCGTGGTAACAAAAAAAGTTAATACTGCTTTGTTAAATGGAATGGCGAATGCCGAATGGAATCTCGAATCGGTCTGTTTCTGGATGTTGGTGCCAACACAATGA
- a CDS encoding SWIM zinc finger family protein codes for MSDRPEVTQKQIQSRATSQSFSRGKSLYRDNSISQTVRRGDEIEARCRGSYPEPYRVWVKFNGSEITVTGCNCEYDWGGDCKHIVALLLTYVNEPDRFEERQTLQTALMSRNKEDLVDIIMLMVTRYPDLQVIVDHPTPNEIATGMIPLDTLSFRQELRDAFTSYDDYYDYRGDPMIHKVDQVSSVADRLVERGDWLSASAVYRTILEEFADLDESYYHDEDGELGMSIDMAISALDRCLKQSIVIDSDNERHAIFDALLGVFIWDINFGGIGIGDEAPAIILKHVRREDIPEIRKLTEQARDQRLNRRHSDWAAEVYNGFLMDLDMLDEVDPEIILERLRAQEMYHLLVNKLLEMKRPDEAINVIKKEMNTAYEWTHALNLLVEHGHDTKAQQVAEEILANEYSYELTEWLLDRYKASDNKEGSLRWQKRQMQERPNIQVYGELKTTAQALNQWENLRLQIIRDLQASENYELLTRIYLHDEEWALAWETLPAAEQQYRSSIYPPKLDIIVAESSRHDLPERAIPVFVRYARQYIDSRGRDNYQQAASLLAKVQQAYDQLDEIETWETLIAGIRTEFKNLPALKDELKKAGL; via the coding sequence ATGTCTGACAGACCAGAGGTTACACAAAAACAGATTCAATCCCGTGCCACCAGCCAGAGCTTTTCACGCGGAAAGTCACTCTATAGGGATAACTCAATCTCGCAAACTGTCCGACGCGGTGACGAAATTGAAGCGCGGTGCAGAGGCTCATATCCCGAACCTTATCGAGTATGGGTAAAGTTCAACGGTTCAGAAATCACCGTCACAGGTTGTAATTGCGAATACGATTGGGGTGGCGATTGCAAGCACATCGTCGCCTTGTTGCTCACCTATGTGAATGAGCCTGACCGATTTGAAGAACGTCAGACACTGCAAACCGCACTGATGTCACGCAACAAAGAAGATTTGGTAGACATCATCATGCTGATGGTCACGCGCTATCCTGACCTACAAGTCATCGTGGATCATCCGACACCCAATGAAATTGCCACGGGCATGATTCCGCTTGATACACTTTCATTCCGTCAAGAATTGCGCGATGCCTTCACCAGTTATGATGATTATTATGACTATCGAGGTGATCCCATGATTCACAAGGTTGACCAGGTTTCTTCAGTAGCTGATCGTCTGGTAGAACGTGGCGATTGGCTCAGCGCCTCTGCTGTGTACCGCACGATTCTGGAAGAATTCGCTGATCTTGACGAGAGCTATTACCACGACGAAGATGGTGAATTGGGCATGAGCATTGACATGGCAATTTCAGCATTAGACAGATGCCTCAAGCAGTCCATTGTTATCGACAGCGATAATGAACGCCATGCGATCTTCGATGCCCTGTTGGGTGTCTTTATCTGGGATATAAATTTTGGCGGGATTGGCATTGGTGATGAAGCACCAGCGATTATTCTGAAACATGTCCGACGCGAGGACATCCCCGAAATTCGCAAACTGACCGAACAAGCACGGGATCAACGACTTAACAGACGGCATAGCGATTGGGCAGCCGAGGTATACAACGGCTTCCTGATGGATCTGGATATGCTCGATGAAGTCGATCCAGAGATCATCCTTGAACGCCTTCGAGCGCAGGAGATGTATCACTTGCTTGTGAATAAGTTACTGGAGATGAAGCGTCCCGATGAAGCCATCAATGTTATCAAGAAGGAAATGAATACCGCTTACGAATGGACACATGCCCTGAACCTGCTGGTCGAACATGGTCATGATACAAAGGCGCAACAGGTCGCTGAGGAAATTCTGGCAAACGAGTATAGTTATGAACTGACAGAGTGGTTGCTGGATCGTTACAAAGCCAGCGACAACAAAGAAGGCTCACTCCGATGGCAGAAGCGGCAGATGCAGGAACGTCCCAACATTCAGGTTTATGGAGAGCTGAAAACCACTGCTCAGGCACTGAATCAATGGGAAAACCTGCGCCTGCAGATTATTCGTGACCTTCAGGCATCTGAAAATTATGAGTTGTTGACACGCATCTATCTTCATGATGAAGAGTGGGCGTTGGCGTGGGAGACATTGCCTGCCGCAGAACAACAATACAGGTCATCCATTTATCCGCCGAAGTTGGATATTATCGTCGCTGAATCTTCGCGCCACGACCTGCCTGAACGTGCCATCCCGGTGTTCGTCAGGTACGCTCGCCAGTACATTGACAGTCGTGGTCGCGACAACTACCAGCAGGCAGCGAGTCTACTGGCGAAGGTGCAGCAAGCCTACGATCAACTGGACGAGATCGAAACGTGGGAAACGCTCATTGCTGGCATTCGCACCGAGTTTAAAAATCTCCCTGCGCTGAAAGATGAGTTGAAGAAAGCCGGGTTATAA
- the dpdF gene encoding protein DpdF — protein sequence MESRIGLFLDVGANTMNNEQKILAILKETLAAGNTTKSMPPNLSSIITDEIAVARSQILFRFWDVYHLFIQQQIGVNDFLILLRQLIRTYGSVAIHLRIWQQIVEKVSDFGIAGRDLGNETIETSAFDWTSSWLDDASNIDRFENRILDEKIIGDGLIASMEGNWITYRSAAQKIAVDSWLFASEGTTTLVSLPTGSGKSLCTILPAWYESRGGAVAKGTTIVIVPTVALAYDQQKQAQRFFPQSRGDLFEPLTRTGATSQEERKDIEQAILDGTLPILYTSPESLLQSNLYYTCLKAAKRGLITRFVIDEAHLIEIWGADFRPEFQLLSTYRRLLLQASGGKLKTLLLSATITPKGFDTLAHLFSEQNRLITIQANQLRNEIEYYFNFSQRESTRRSRVLEALRYLPRPAILYVTQPEQAEEWINILHREGYSRIDAFHGKTPSSRRYELIQEWSADKIDIMVATSAFGLGVDKRHVRTVIHATLPENLDRLYQEVGRGGRDGCRAISLVCIAEDDHSIALSLTPKRITVEKAYPRWRAMIDDAKNHPNVNDVILVNRDATRKNEPTMRPGPTNQEWNYRMLLMMQRAGMLEIAEVPPISSDDEQEINWLPIRILKPEIYNNKKSFETAFEVFRTSEIESIKQSVQNTFQLIAGYVKKKSGDIENPLNSCLALKIGRTYERSQLACSGCPTCRNIPLSERPYLPQPIEFQIDYPDDLATEIKSQQILDQTGSIQQKMSGWNQFTLTWIGDLDVRTLSNHLGDIAGIIWRGFEQIIYPESLFEDNKSIHTFIKALSKVDTGRNEFLHRVIPARWLVNLNVPILPLNTLVIYPTNPSLAQALYERIVDAKTDNIYLPSTLNIVHIDQRFKDGRKFIDVVDGLNEPIEWFVQAEEEQEDDFTLF from the coding sequence ATGGAATCTCGAATCGGTCTGTTTCTGGATGTTGGTGCCAACACAATGAATAACGAACAAAAAATCCTAGCAATTCTTAAAGAGACGTTAGCGGCTGGCAATACAACTAAATCCATGCCACCTAATCTCAGCTCAATAATAACAGATGAAATAGCTGTTGCTCGTTCTCAAATCTTGTTTCGTTTTTGGGATGTATATCACTTATTCATACAGCAGCAAATCGGTGTTAACGATTTTTTGATACTATTAAGACAGTTAATTCGTACTTATGGCAGTGTTGCTATACATCTAAGAATATGGCAACAGATTGTTGAAAAAGTCTCTGATTTTGGAATAGCTGGACGCGATTTAGGTAATGAAACAATTGAAACGAGTGCATTTGATTGGACATCAAGCTGGTTAGACGATGCCAGCAATATTGATCGGTTTGAAAATCGCATATTAGATGAAAAAATCATAGGCGATGGACTTATCGCTTCCATGGAAGGTAATTGGATTACATACCGTAGTGCAGCACAGAAAATAGCTGTCGATTCTTGGCTATTTGCTTCAGAGGGAACTACAACTTTGGTTAGCCTCCCAACAGGTTCCGGTAAAAGCCTATGCACTATCCTTCCTGCTTGGTATGAGTCACGTGGAGGGGCTGTTGCAAAAGGTACCACAATTGTCATAGTTCCTACTGTTGCGTTAGCTTATGACCAACAGAAACAAGCACAACGATTTTTCCCTCAATCTCGTGGTGACCTTTTTGAACCATTGACTCGTACAGGTGCAACAAGCCAGGAGGAGCGTAAGGACATTGAGCAGGCAATATTGGACGGTACATTGCCGATTCTGTATACCTCACCAGAGTCTCTTCTACAATCAAACCTATATTACACATGTCTAAAGGCGGCAAAAAGAGGTCTTATTACCAGATTTGTTATTGATGAAGCCCATCTTATTGAAATTTGGGGGGCAGATTTCCGTCCAGAGTTCCAGCTCTTATCTACATATAGAAGGCTACTACTTCAAGCAAGTGGCGGTAAACTGAAAACATTATTGTTAAGCGCGACTATAACTCCTAAAGGTTTTGATACTTTAGCGCATCTTTTTAGCGAACAAAATCGATTGATAACTATCCAAGCCAATCAGCTTCGCAATGAGATTGAGTACTACTTTAATTTTTCTCAAAGAGAAAGTACCCGTCGTAGTAGGGTACTCGAAGCACTCAGATACTTACCTAGACCTGCCATATTATATGTTACACAACCTGAACAAGCTGAGGAATGGATTAACATATTACATCGTGAAGGTTATAGCCGTATCGACGCTTTCCATGGGAAAACACCGTCATCTCGTAGATACGAATTAATCCAAGAATGGAGTGCAGACAAGATTGATATTATGGTTGCTACCTCCGCATTTGGGCTAGGGGTTGATAAGCGGCATGTTAGAACTGTAATCCATGCAACCTTACCAGAGAATTTGGATAGGTTGTATCAGGAAGTTGGACGTGGTGGTAGAGATGGTTGCCGAGCTATTAGTTTGGTCTGTATTGCAGAAGATGATCATTCAATCGCACTCTCTTTGACACCTAAACGTATCACTGTTGAAAAGGCCTATCCACGCTGGCGAGCGATGATTGACGATGCTAAAAATCATCCGAATGTGAATGATGTAATTCTAGTGAATCGTGATGCCACACGCAAAAATGAACCAACCATGCGTCCAGGACCAACAAATCAGGAGTGGAATTATCGTATGCTACTAATGATGCAACGGGCAGGAATGCTAGAGATTGCTGAGGTTCCGCCAATTTCCTCGGATGATGAACAAGAAATAAATTGGCTTCCTATCCGTATATTGAAACCAGAAATCTATAACAACAAAAAGTCATTTGAGACAGCATTCGAAGTGTTTCGTACAAGCGAAATTGAAAGTATCAAGCAAAGTGTACAAAATACATTTCAACTTATTGCTGGCTATGTTAAAAAGAAGTCTGGTGATATAGAAAATCCACTGAATAGTTGCTTAGCCCTTAAAATTGGTCGTACTTATGAACGGTCTCAGCTTGCTTGTAGTGGATGTCCCACCTGCCGCAACATCCCGTTAAGTGAAAGACCTTATTTGCCGCAACCTATAGAATTTCAAATTGATTATCCAGATGATCTAGCAACAGAAATAAAATCCCAACAGATATTAGATCAGACAGGCTCTATCCAACAGAAAATGAGTGGATGGAATCAGTTTACCTTAACATGGATAGGTGACTTAGATGTTCGTACTCTAAGCAATCATTTAGGTGACATAGCTGGGATAATTTGGCGAGGCTTTGAACAAATAATTTACCCAGAATCTTTATTTGAGGATAATAAATCTATACATACCTTCATAAAAGCTCTTTCCAAAGTTGATACAGGAAGAAATGAGTTTCTTCATCGTGTTATTCCAGCACGCTGGTTAGTTAACCTTAATGTGCCAATCTTGCCACTAAATACATTAGTGATATATCCAACCAATCCGTCCCTTGCGCAAGCTTTATATGAACGCATAGTAGATGCTAAAACCGATAATATCTATCTGCCTTCAACACTAAATATTGTTCATATAGATCAGCGGTTTAAAGATGGGCGTAAGTTTATTGATGTGGTTGATGGACTGAATGAGCCCATAGAGTGGTTTGTACAAGCTGAAGAAGAACAAGAAGATGATTTTACGTTATTTTAG